A stretch of Paracoccus sp. N5 DNA encodes these proteins:
- a CDS encoding 50S ribosomal protein L11 methyltransferase yields the protein MATWTALTHTKGREAAEALAEAGEDLTPEPVGTGVFEIEDGSDRWEVGLYFTEAPDDVALALLAAAWGAAPFTVSELPEVDWVAHVKRELAPVEAGRFFVHGSHDAESVPEGAEALLIEAAMAFGTGHHATTKGCLLALDRLVAEGAAPERIVDIGCGTAVLAMAAARVFPVIVLAGDIDPQAVDVARANVIANGLDGRVECVEAVGFDHPLIERAAPFDLVFANILKQPLIDLVPDMARYVAHGGRAILSGILTTQAQEVIEAYAKGGLVLERRDDFGDWSTLVMRRG from the coding sequence ATGGCGACCTGGACCGCGCTGACCCATACCAAAGGCCGCGAGGCGGCCGAGGCTCTGGCCGAGGCCGGCGAGGACCTGACCCCCGAACCCGTCGGCACCGGCGTCTTCGAGATCGAGGACGGCAGCGACCGCTGGGAAGTCGGGCTGTATTTCACCGAGGCCCCCGACGACGTGGCGCTGGCGCTCCTGGCCGCGGCCTGGGGCGCGGCGCCCTTCACCGTCTCGGAACTGCCCGAGGTGGACTGGGTCGCGCATGTCAAGCGCGAGCTGGCGCCGGTCGAGGCCGGGCGCTTCTTCGTCCATGGCAGCCATGACGCCGAGAGCGTGCCCGAGGGCGCCGAGGCCCTGCTGATCGAGGCCGCCATGGCTTTCGGCACCGGCCATCACGCCACCACCAAGGGCTGCCTGCTGGCGCTGGACCGGCTGGTGGCCGAGGGCGCGGCGCCCGAGCGCATCGTCGATATCGGCTGCGGCACCGCCGTGCTGGCCATGGCGGCGGCGCGGGTGTTCCCGGTCATCGTTCTGGCCGGCGACATCGACCCGCAGGCGGTGGACGTGGCCCGCGCCAATGTCATCGCCAACGGGCTGGACGGCCGGGTGGAATGCGTCGAGGCGGTCGGCTTCGACCATCCGCTGATCGAGCGGGCGGCGCCCTTCGACCTGGTCTTCGCCAATATCCTGAAACAGCCGCTGATCGACCTGGTGCCGGACATGGCGCGCTATGTCGCGCATGGCGGCCGGGCGATCCTGTCGGGCATCCTGACCACCCAGGCCCAGGAGGTCATCGAGGCCTATGCCAAGGGCGGGCTGGTGCTGGAGCGTCGCGACGATTTCGGCGACTGGTCCACGCTGGTGATGCGGCGGGGCTGA
- a CDS encoding ABC transporter ATP-binding protein, protein MSDNVIEVRGLRTQFGSHVVHDGLDLDLRRGEILGVVGGSGTGKSVLLRTIVGLNPPAAGTVRVFGQDVTALHGAAREALERRWGVMFQAGALFSSLNVRENVEVPLRAVPGLAPETRAGLAELKVSMAGLPWNANDKYPSDLSGGMKKRAGLARALALDPEIVFLDEPTAGLDPIGADAFDRLIVELRDALNLSVFLVTHDLDTLHACCDRVAVLAEKRVLVSGTMAEMLKVDHPWVHEYFHGPRARAAIATGRSKE, encoded by the coding sequence GTGAGCGACAATGTCATCGAGGTCCGGGGCCTGCGCACGCAATTCGGCAGCCATGTCGTGCATGACGGGCTGGACCTGGACCTGCGGCGGGGCGAGATCCTGGGCGTGGTCGGCGGATCGGGCACCGGGAAATCGGTGCTCTTGCGCACCATCGTCGGGCTGAACCCGCCCGCAGCCGGCACGGTCCGGGTCTTTGGCCAGGACGTGACCGCGCTGCACGGCGCGGCGCGCGAGGCGCTGGAGCGGCGCTGGGGCGTGATGTTCCAGGCCGGGGCGCTGTTTTCCTCGCTGAACGTGCGCGAGAATGTCGAGGTGCCCTTGCGCGCCGTGCCGGGCCTGGCGCCCGAGACGCGCGCGGGGCTGGCCGAGCTGAAGGTCTCGATGGCCGGGCTGCCGTGGAACGCCAATGACAAATATCCCTCGGACCTGTCGGGGGGGATGAAAAAGCGCGCGGGGCTGGCGCGGGCCCTGGCGCTGGACCCCGAGATCGTGTTCCTGGACGAACCCACGGCCGGGCTGGACCCGATCGGCGCCGATGCCTTCGACCGGCTGATCGTGGAATTGCGCGATGCGCTGAACCTGTCGGTCTTTCTGGTCACGCATGACCTCGACACGCTGCACGCCTGTTGCGACCGCGTCGCGGTGCTGGCGGAAAAGCGGGTGCTGGTCAGCGGGACCATGGCCGAGATGCTGAAGGTGGATCATCCTTGGGTGCATGAATATTTCCACGGGCCCCGCGCCCGCGCCGCCATCGCCACCGGCCGGAGCAAGGAGTAG
- a CDS encoding ABC-type transport auxiliary lipoprotein family protein: MRLTAALLMLTLTLPGCAALKALEGEPDRDVFELRPPSDQPQSCGRGRLAELVIEPPKARGTLDTDRIMIRPNQLQTQYLPDARWGDTVPTTLQTLLVRGFGRYDAFTHVGRAPLGTAGDYALISEVQDFNAEVAGKGAVIKLTVDAQLVREMDATVVARGHFATTAQAATTKTADLIPAFDAAGQQLVAQMTDWGLNGIGVNPARCR; the protein is encoded by the coding sequence ATGCGCCTGACCGCCGCCCTGCTGATGCTGACCCTGACCCTGCCCGGCTGCGCGGCGCTGAAGGCGCTGGAAGGCGAGCCGGACCGCGACGTCTTCGAGCTGCGCCCGCCCTCGGACCAGCCGCAGAGCTGCGGCCGCGGCCGGCTGGCCGAGCTGGTGATCGAGCCGCCCAAGGCGCGCGGCACGCTGGACACCGACCGCATCATGATCCGCCCGAACCAGTTGCAGACCCAGTATCTGCCCGATGCGCGCTGGGGCGACACCGTGCCCACCACCTTGCAGACGCTGCTGGTGCGCGGCTTTGGCCGCTATGACGCCTTCACCCATGTCGGCCGCGCGCCCTTGGGCACGGCGGGGGACTATGCGCTGATTTCCGAGGTGCAGGACTTCAACGCCGAGGTCGCGGGCAAGGGCGCGGTCATCAAGCTGACCGTCGATGCGCAACTGGTGCGCGAAATGGACGCGACGGTGGTGGCGCGCGGTCATTTCGCCACCACGGCGCAGGCGGCGACGACGAAAACCGCCGACCTGATCCCGGCCTTCGACGCCGCCGGCCAGCAGTTGGTGGCGCAGATGACCGACTGGGGCCTGAACGGCATCGGGGTGAATCCGGCCCGCTGCCGCTGA
- a CDS encoding DUF1127 domain-containing protein, whose product MSAIDTNRVHGGAVSFGIGSKLLSAFAAWNDARVTKNALSRLSDRELDDIGLCRGDIDLISRAR is encoded by the coding sequence ATGTCGGCGATTGACACGAACCGCGTCCATGGCGGGGCGGTCTCCTTCGGTATTGGCTCGAAACTCCTGTCCGCCTTCGCGGCCTGGAACGACGCTCGCGTGACGAAGAACGCGCTGAGCCGTCTTTCGGATCGCGAGCTGGACGATATCGGTCTGTGCCGCGGCGATATCGATCTGATCTCGCGCGCCCGCTAA
- a CDS encoding YqgE/AlgH family protein yields MDTSSNLTGKMLIAMPGMRDPRFEHAVILICAHSEDGAMGLVLNRPMPDVDFSDLLSQLGIDAGVDALDIPVRFGGPVEPGRGFVLHRVPQGIRIEENRLRISEDLAMSTTRDILEDYARGHGPQPAVLALGYAGWGPGQLDSEILANGWLTSDRGDEIIFGADNAGKWRAALKSLGIDPLHLSPSAGRA; encoded by the coding sequence ATGGACACGTCCAGCAACCTGACCGGCAAGATGCTGATCGCCATGCCCGGCATGCGCGACCCGCGCTTCGAGCATGCGGTGATCCTGATCTGCGCCCATTCCGAGGACGGCGCCATGGGGCTGGTGCTGAACCGGCCGATGCCCGACGTGGATTTCTCGGACCTGCTGTCGCAGCTGGGCATCGACGCCGGCGTGGACGCGCTGGACATTCCCGTGCGCTTCGGCGGCCCGGTCGAGCCGGGGCGCGGCTTCGTGCTGCATCGCGTGCCGCAGGGCATCCGCATCGAGGAGAACCGCCTGCGCATCTCGGAGGACCTGGCCATGTCCACCACCCGCGACATTCTCGAGGACTACGCCCGCGGCCATGGCCCGCAGCCGGCCGTGCTGGCCCTGGGCTATGCCGGCTGGGGGCCGGGACAGCTGGATTCCGAGATCCTGGCCAATGGCTGGCTGACCTCGGATCGCGGCGACGAGATCATCTTCGGCGCCGACAATGCCGGAAAATGGCGCGCGGCGCTGAAATCACTGGGCATCGACCCCCTGCACCTGTCGCCAAGCGCCGGCCGCGCCTAG
- a CDS encoding 16S rRNA (uracil(1498)-N(3))-methyltransferase: MAKIRLFIEHPLAEGQGIALNADQAHYLSSVMRQGPGDEILVFNGRDGEWLARIERLAKRGGDLLAERRTAPQLDPPDLWLVFAPIKKARTDFIVEKAAEMGAARILPVQTEHTNSERIRQDRLQAHAVEAAEQCGGTFVPEVCDLQPLARLLDGWDAARRILWADEALAGPAQLLSGLPRGPWAILIGPEGGWSESERRRLSAMDCVTRIALGPRILRADTAAVASLALWQAALGDWR; the protein is encoded by the coding sequence ATGGCGAAAATCAGACTGTTCATAGAGCACCCGCTGGCCGAGGGACAAGGCATCGCGCTGAATGCCGACCAGGCGCATTACCTGTCCTCGGTCATGCGGCAGGGGCCGGGGGACGAAATCCTGGTCTTCAACGGCCGCGACGGCGAGTGGCTGGCGCGCATCGAGCGGCTGGCCAAGCGGGGCGGCGACCTGCTGGCCGAGCGCCGGACCGCGCCGCAGCTGGACCCGCCGGACCTGTGGCTGGTCTTTGCGCCGATCAAGAAGGCCCGCACCGATTTCATCGTCGAGAAGGCGGCCGAGATGGGTGCCGCCCGCATCCTGCCGGTGCAGACCGAGCACACCAATTCCGAGCGCATCCGCCAGGACCGCCTGCAGGCCCATGCCGTCGAGGCCGCCGAGCAATGCGGCGGCACCTTCGTCCCCGAGGTCTGCGACTTGCAACCGCTGGCGCGGCTTCTGGACGGTTGGGACGCGGCGCGGCGCATCCTCTGGGCCGACGAGGCGCTGGCCGGTCCGGCGCAGCTGCTCTCGGGCCTGCCGCGCGGGCCTTGGGCGATTCTCATCGGGCCCGAGGGCGGCTGGTCCGAATCGGAGCGGCGCCGGCTTTCGGCCATGGATTGCGTCACGCGCATCGCCCTCGGCCCCAGAATCCTGCGCGCCGACACCGCTGCCGTTGCGTCACTTGCGCTGTGGCAGGCGGCTTTGGGCGACTGGCGCTAG
- a CDS encoding protein-disulfide reductase DsbD domain-containing protein yields MKFLALMLMTALPALADEPPPGLVSAELMPGWITPEGHRMTALRLELEPGWKTYWRSPGDAGVPPRFDWQGSQNLGPVRVLWPRPEVIESGGERTLGYHDRLILPIEIAPVQPGQPITPRVVVDFGLCLDICVPAQVTLAAPPPGDAADPLIEAALARQPRASDRQPDCRVQPIKDGMQVTATLPPEESAMAEDVAMELAGKDIWVSAPETRSAGARMVAQADFVAASGKPFPLDPAALRLTLIGPEDAVEFRGCRPES; encoded by the coding sequence ATGAAGTTCCTTGCCCTCATGCTGATGACCGCCCTGCCGGCGCTGGCCGACGAACCGCCGCCGGGACTGGTCTCGGCCGAGCTGATGCCCGGCTGGATCACCCCCGAAGGCCACCGCATGACCGCCCTGCGGCTGGAGCTGGAGCCGGGCTGGAAGACCTATTGGCGCAGCCCCGGCGACGCCGGCGTGCCGCCGCGCTTCGACTGGCAGGGCTCGCAGAACCTGGGCCCGGTGCGGGTGCTGTGGCCGCGCCCCGAGGTGATCGAGTCCGGCGGCGAGCGCACGCTGGGCTATCACGACCGGCTGATCCTGCCGATCGAGATCGCGCCCGTGCAGCCCGGCCAGCCGATCACGCCGCGCGTGGTGGTGGATTTCGGCCTCTGCCTCGACATCTGCGTGCCGGCGCAGGTCACGCTTGCCGCGCCGCCGCCCGGCGACGCGGCCGATCCGCTGATCGAGGCGGCCCTGGCGCGCCAGCCCCGCGCCTCGGACCGGCAGCCGGATTGCCGGGTCCAGCCGATCAAGGACGGCATGCAGGTCACCGCCACCCTGCCCCCCGAGGAATCGGCCATGGCCGAGGACGTGGCGATGGAGCTGGCCGGCAAGGACATCTGGGTTTCCGCCCCCGAAACCCGCAGCGCCGGGGCGCGCATGGTGGCGCAGGCGGATTTCGTCGCCGCCTCGGGCAAGCCGTTTCCGCTGGACCCCGCCGCGCTGCGCCTGACGCTGATCGGCCCCGAGGATGCGGTCGAGTTCCGCGGCTGCCGGCCCGAAAGCTAG
- a CDS encoding MlaD family protein, translated as METKANYVLIGAFTIAGFLGLLLFLMWFAKIQINRQFAYYDIYFPEVSGLAISSEVAFAGLSVGKVVDMQLADGVNGAVRVRVEVAEDTPVRTNSRASIEIQGVTGVSNVAITAGTPDAPLLREAQPDGIPVIAANRSALQTLSDQGPEMISRLNTVAEQMTQLLGDDNQRRVRNILDNVERSSANLDKALGDVTRATESIASAAADISAFGERLDGLSAAAETTLGNADTALAKFDETAGKADAALDAGTATLDELRDYVSGDLRGLTQRLDQTATTLQTDLARLTDRADQSLDGLDAALEIGQRTLASAERAFDSADRVMNSNIEPVVGDLRVTLGKANEAIDRVVADLPEITDKLRDAADSADAAFASLRGMLDSARAPVQAFTREGLPQITRMASDLRGLVGNVNELVSALRRNPSQIFSGPKTPEFRR; from the coding sequence ATGGAGACCAAGGCCAATTACGTCCTGATCGGCGCCTTCACCATCGCGGGCTTCCTGGGGCTGCTCTTGTTCCTGATGTGGTTCGCCAAGATCCAGATCAACCGGCAATTCGCCTATTACGACATCTATTTCCCCGAGGTTTCGGGGCTGGCCATCTCGTCCGAGGTGGCCTTTGCCGGGCTTTCCGTCGGCAAGGTCGTGGACATGCAGCTGGCGGACGGCGTCAACGGCGCCGTGCGGGTGCGCGTCGAGGTGGCCGAGGATACGCCGGTGCGCACCAATTCCCGCGCCTCGATCGAGATCCAGGGCGTCACCGGCGTCTCGAATGTCGCGATCACCGCCGGCACGCCCGACGCGCCGCTGCTGCGCGAGGCCCAGCCCGACGGCATCCCGGTGATCGCCGCCAACCGCTCGGCCTTGCAGACCCTGTCGGACCAGGGCCCCGAGATGATCTCGCGGCTGAACACCGTGGCCGAGCAGATGACCCAGCTGCTGGGCGACGACAACCAGCGCCGGGTGCGCAACATCCTGGACAACGTGGAACGCTCCAGCGCCAACCTGGACAAGGCGCTGGGGGATGTGACCAGGGCGACCGAATCCATCGCCTCGGCCGCCGCCGACATCTCGGCCTTCGGCGAGCGGCTGGACGGGCTTTCCGCCGCTGCCGAGACGACGCTCGGCAATGCCGACACCGCGCTGGCCAAGTTCGACGAGACCGCCGGCAAGGCCGATGCGGCGCTGGACGCCGGCACCGCGACGCTGGACGAGCTGCGCGACTATGTCTCGGGCGACCTGCGCGGGCTGACGCAGCGGCTGGACCAGACCGCGACCACGCTGCAGACCGACCTGGCGCGGCTGACGGATCGCGCGGACCAAAGCCTCGACGGGCTCGACGCGGCGCTGGAGATCGGGCAGCGGACGCTGGCCTCGGCCGAGCGGGCCTTCGACAGCGCCGACCGGGTGATGAACAGCAATATCGAGCCGGTGGTCGGCGACCTGCGCGTCACGCTGGGCAAGGCCAACGAGGCCATCGACCGCGTGGTCGCCGACCTGCCCGAGATCACGGACAAGCTGCGCGATGCCGCCGACAGCGCCGACGCGGCCTTTGCCAGCCTGCGCGGGATGCTGGACAGCGCCCGCGCCCCGGTGCAGGCTTTCACCCGCGAGGGGCTGCCGCAAATCACCCGCATGGCCAGCGATCTGCGCGGGCTGGTGGGCAATGTGAACGAGCTGGTCTCGGCCCTGCGGCGCAATCCCTCGCAGATCTTCTCGGGGCCCAAGACCCCCGAATTCCGCCGCTGA
- the msrA gene encoding peptide-methionine (S)-S-oxide reductase MsrA has translation MTAPLHRIFDRPLDAEPPRGFDQAIFGMGCYWGVERLFWQQEGVWLTEVGFAGGRAENPSYEQVCAGQTGHAEVVRLVYDSSRISYERLLQLFWENHDPTQGDRQGNDLGDQYRSVIMYFTDSQRAAAELSKADYSNRLAVQGFPDVTTQILPAARFWPAHEDHQQYLDRHPEGYCGLRGTGVKAPLTDIAEDL, from the coding sequence ATGACCGCCCCGCTGCACCGCATATTCGACCGGCCGCTGGATGCCGAACCGCCCCGCGGCTTCGACCAGGCGATCTTCGGCATGGGCTGCTATTGGGGCGTCGAGCGCCTGTTCTGGCAGCAGGAGGGCGTCTGGCTGACCGAGGTCGGCTTTGCCGGCGGCCGCGCCGAGAACCCGAGTTATGAGCAGGTCTGCGCCGGCCAGACCGGCCATGCCGAGGTGGTGCGGCTGGTCTATGACAGCTCGCGCATCAGCTATGAGCGGCTGTTGCAGCTGTTCTGGGAAAACCACGACCCGACCCAGGGCGACCGCCAGGGCAACGACCTGGGCGACCAGTATCGCTCGGTCATCATGTATTTCACCGACAGCCAGCGGGCGGCAGCAGAGCTCAGCAAGGCGGATTACAGCAACCGCCTGGCCGTGCAGGGTTTTCCCGACGTCACCACGCAGATCCTGCCCGCCGCCCGCTTCTGGCCGGCGCATGAGGATCACCAGCAATATCTGGACCGCCATCCCGAGGGCTATTGCGGATTGCGCGGCACGGGTGTCAAAGCACCGCTGACCGATATTGCCGAGGATCTCTGA
- a CDS encoding P1 family peptidase — MRKGPRNLITDVAGLRVGNARDDRLRSGTTVLLGDAPLACGVNVMGGAPGTRETELLAPDKLVPGVDALVLSGGSAFGLAACDGVSDGLRALGRGFAVGPVQVPIVPGAIVFDLLNGGDKDWDANPYPALGRAALQAAEADFALGSEGAGTGAMTHRWKGGLGSASAVLDSGVTVGALVVVNAMGSVTLEATRQFWAAPWEIEGEFGGLGLTGPYPTAEPAPAKRLGEATTIAIVATDAALDKAGLTRLATAAQDGMARAIVPSHTPFDGDLVFAVSTGAQPLPDPALTPFQLGHAAAAVLARAIARAVHEARPRPGDLQPCWRVT; from the coding sequence ATGCGGAAAGGCCCGCGAAACCTGATCACCGATGTCGCCGGATTGCGCGTCGGCAACGCGCGCGACGACCGGCTGCGTTCCGGCACGACGGTGCTGCTGGGCGATGCGCCGCTGGCTTGCGGCGTCAATGTCATGGGCGGCGCCCCCGGCACGCGCGAGACGGAGCTGCTGGCCCCCGACAAGCTGGTGCCGGGCGTCGATGCGCTGGTGCTGTCGGGCGGCTCGGCCTTTGGCCTTGCGGCCTGCGACGGGGTGTCGGACGGGCTGCGGGCGCTGGGGCGCGGCTTTGCCGTCGGGCCGGTGCAGGTGCCGATCGTGCCGGGCGCCATCGTCTTCGACCTCTTGAACGGCGGCGACAAGGACTGGGACGCCAACCCCTATCCCGCCCTCGGCCGCGCGGCATTGCAGGCGGCCGAGGCGGATTTTGCGCTGGGCAGCGAGGGGGCCGGCACCGGCGCGATGACGCATCGCTGGAAGGGCGGGCTCGGCTCGGCCTCGGCGGTGCTCGATTCGGGGGTGACGGTGGGGGCGCTGGTGGTGGTGAACGCGATGGGCTCGGTCACGCTGGAGGCCACGCGGCAGTTCTGGGCCGCACCCTGGGAGATCGAGGGCGAATTCGGCGGACTTGGCCTGACCGGGCCTTATCCCACCGCCGAGCCTGCGCCGGCCAAGCGGCTGGGCGAGGCGACGACCATCGCCATCGTGGCGACCGATGCCGCGCTGGACAAGGCCGGGCTGACGCGGCTGGCGACGGCGGCGCAGGACGGCATGGCCCGCGCCATCGTGCCCAGCCACACGCCCTTCGACGGCGATCTGGTCTTTGCGGTCTCGACCGGGGCGCAGCCGCTGCCCGATCCGGCGCTGACGCCGTTCCAGCTGGGCCATGCGGCGGCGGCGGTGCTGGCGCGAGCCATCGCGCGGGCCGTGCACGAGGCGCGGCCGCGGCCGGGCGACCTGCAACCCTGCTGGCGCGTGACCTAG
- a CDS encoding iron-containing alcohol dehydrogenase, with protein MTLRANWSYPTAIRFGAGRIAELAEHCREAGIARPLLVTDRALAGLPITARALEILEAGGFGRAMFSEVDPNPNEANMQAGIAAYAAGRHDGVIGFGGGSALDLAKMIALMAGQSIPVWDLEDVGDCWTRADASRIAPIVAVPTTAGTGSEVGRAGVLTNSETRRKTIIFHPKLMPRATICDPELTVGMPPAITAGTGMDAFAHCLEAFSSPHYHPMSQGIALEGMRLVNEYLPRAYASPGDLEARAQMMSAAAMGAVAFQKGLGAIHALSHPIGALYGSHHGTTNAVVMPMVLDFNRPAIEGRLARAAAWLGIPDGFDGFRARVMDLRAELGIPPNLTAMGVGRDRLDELTGMALEDPSCGGNPVAMTAENTRALLERCL; from the coding sequence ATGACACTGCGCGCGAACTGGTCCTATCCGACCGCGATCCGCTTCGGCGCCGGCCGCATCGCCGAACTGGCCGAGCATTGCCGGGAGGCCGGCATCGCGCGCCCGCTGCTGGTCACCGACAGGGCGCTGGCCGGCCTGCCGATCACCGCCCGCGCGCTGGAGATCCTGGAGGCCGGCGGGTTTGGCCGGGCGATGTTCTCCGAGGTCGATCCGAACCCGAACGAGGCGAACATGCAGGCCGGCATCGCCGCCTATGCCGCCGGCCGCCATGACGGGGTGATCGGCTTTGGCGGCGGCTCGGCGCTGGATCTGGCCAAGATGATCGCGCTGATGGCCGGGCAGTCGATCCCGGTCTGGGATCTGGAGGACGTGGGCGACTGCTGGACCCGCGCCGACGCCAGCCGCATCGCGCCGATCGTCGCGGTGCCGACCACCGCCGGCACCGGCTCCGAGGTCGGGCGCGCCGGGGTGCTGACCAACAGCGAAACCCGTCGCAAGACGATCATCTTCCACCCGAAGCTGATGCCCAGGGCGACGATCTGCGACCCCGAGCTGACCGTCGGCATGCCGCCCGCCATCACCGCCGGCACCGGCATGGACGCCTTTGCCCATTGCCTCGAGGCGTTTTCCTCGCCGCATTACCACCCGATGAGCCAGGGCATCGCGCTGGAGGGGATGCGGCTGGTCAACGAATACCTGCCGCGCGCCTATGCCAGCCCCGGCGACCTGGAGGCGCGGGCGCAGATGATGAGCGCCGCCGCCATGGGCGCCGTGGCCTTCCAGAAGGGGCTGGGCGCCATCCATGCGCTGAGCCACCCCATCGGCGCGCTTTATGGCAGCCATCACGGCACCACCAATGCGGTGGTGATGCCGATGGTGCTGGACTTCAACCGCCCGGCCATCGAGGGCCGGCTGGCGCGCGCCGCCGCCTGGCTGGGCATCCCGGACGGCTTCGACGGCTTCCGCGCCCGGGTCATGGACCTGCGCGCCGAGCTGGGCATCCCGCCGAACCTGACCGCCATGGGCGTCGGCCGCGACCGGCTGGACGAACTGACCGGGATGGCGCTGGAGGATCCCTCCTGCGGCGGCAACCCGGTCGCGATGACGGCGGAAAACACCCGCGCGCTGCTGGAACGCTGCCTCTAG
- a CDS encoding ABC transporter permease has product MASLPADPQLRATLQDGQLRLEGELTVWTLSQLPPEAPERLELSGLTRLDTAGAWYLAGRAAAGATLHGLAAPQATLLESVTGALPRPDPPPAPESGWRRALDATGRWITGALVFLRELAEYLGRFLAALWRGIRHPRDFRLTSLVWHCQETGLRAVPIVALMSFLIGVVLAFQGAAQLSQFGAEIFVIDLIAISILRELGILLTAIIVAGRTASALTASIGSMKMNEEIDAMRTLGLDPDMVLVLPRVLALVITLPILGLIANVAGLVGGAIMSWVELGISPSMFRYRLIAETSVDHVIVGLSKAPVFAIIIGIIGCHAGMKVGKDAESLGAQTSTAVVNAIFAVIVADALFSVFFAEIGL; this is encoded by the coding sequence ATGGCCAGCCTTCCCGCCGATCCGCAGCTGCGCGCCACCCTTCAGGACGGGCAGCTGCGCCTTGAGGGCGAGCTGACGGTCTGGACCCTGTCGCAGCTGCCGCCCGAGGCGCCGGAGCGGCTGGAGCTGTCCGGCCTGACGCGGCTCGACACCGCCGGCGCCTGGTACCTGGCCGGGCGCGCGGCCGCGGGCGCCACGCTTCATGGGCTGGCCGCGCCGCAGGCGACGCTTCTTGAAAGCGTGACCGGCGCCCTGCCCCGGCCCGATCCGCCGCCCGCGCCCGAGTCCGGCTGGCGCCGCGCGCTGGATGCGACCGGGCGCTGGATCACGGGCGCGCTGGTCTTTCTGCGCGAGCTTGCGGAATACCTCGGCCGGTTCCTGGCGGCGCTGTGGCGCGGCATCCGGCATCCGCGCGATTTCCGCCTGACCTCGCTGGTCTGGCACTGCCAGGAAACCGGGCTGCGCGCGGTGCCCATCGTGGCGCTGATGTCCTTTCTGATCGGCGTGGTGCTGGCCTTTCAGGGCGCGGCGCAGCTCAGCCAGTTCGGGGCCGAGATCTTCGTCATCGACCTGATCGCCATCTCGATCCTGCGCGAACTGGGCATCCTTCTGACCGCGATCATCGTCGCCGGGCGCACGGCCTCGGCGCTGACGGCCTCGATCGGCTCGATGAAGATGAACGAGGAAATCGACGCCATGCGCACGCTGGGCCTCGACCCCGACATGGTGCTGGTGCTGCCGCGCGTGCTGGCGCTGGTCATCACCCTGCCGATCCTGGGGCTGATCGCCAATGTCGCCGGGCTGGTCGGCGGCGCGATCATGTCCTGGGTCGAGCTCGGGATCTCGCCCTCGATGTTCCGCTATCGGCTGATCGCGGAAACCAGCGTCGATCATGTCATCGTCGGCCTGTCCAAGGCGCCGGTCTTTGCCATCATCATCGGCATCATTGGCTGCCACGCCGGGATGAAGGTCGGCAAGGACGCGGAATCGCTGGGCGCGCAGACCTCGACCGCGGTGGTGAATGCCATCTTCGCGGTGATCGTGGCGGATGCGCTGTTCTCGGTCTTCTTCGCGGAGATCGGGTTGTGA